ATGGCAGAAGATCATCATGAGGTGGTGGTATTTGGTGCTTGGCCAAGCCCTTACAGTCGCAGGATAGAGGCTGCTCTTAAACTGAAAGGAGTGCCCTACAAATACATTGAAGAAGATTTAGGCAAAAAGAGTCCTTCGCTTCTCAAATACAACCCCATCCACAAGAAGATTCCCGTCCTCGTACACAATGGAAAGCCTATCGCGGAGTCCCTTGTTATTCTTGAATACATCGATGAAACTTGGCAGGAGGGCTATCCCTTACTCATGCCCAAAGATCCTTATCAGAGATCCCTTGCACGTTTCTGGGCCAAGTTCATTGACGACAAGGTACGCaataatattactctaattATATAGCTtttcattattaattttcatggcATTTTGAGTCCGTCCCAGCTCAATTTATCTATCTTCATCTTATAAAGCAAGTCATACAACTAATTGAAGAagtgaaatgaagaaaaagtacTGCAGATCATAACAAAACttgcggtttttttttttttcctccagtGCATGCCTGCGATACTGAAAGCTTGCTGGGGCGAAGAGCAAGAGCGTGAGAGGGCTGGGGAAGAAGTAGCAGAACTACTAAAATTAATGGAGAAGGAGCTCAAGGAGAAGAGATTCTTTGGAGGAGAGAATATAGGAATGGTAGACATTGCTGCAAACATCATAGGCTTCTCGCTTGGAGCTTATGAAGAAGCTTCTGGGGTAAAGTTGATGACAAGAGAGAAATTTCCTAAACTCTGCAACTGGAGGGATGAGTTTATGAGCAACAGTGCTGTTATCAAGGAAAATGCACCTCCCAGAGAGGAACTCATTTCCTTTCTACGAAATCACTTtcgtaaaaataataattaataatccTGCACCA
This genomic interval from Juglans regia cultivar Chandler chromosome 3, Walnut 2.0, whole genome shotgun sequence contains the following:
- the LOC108979182 gene encoding glutathione S-transferase U8-like, producing MAEDHHEVVVFGAWPSPYSRRIEAALKLKGVPYKYIEEDLGKKSPSLLKYNPIHKKIPVLVHNGKPIAESLVILEYIDETWQEGYPLLMPKDPYQRSLARFWAKFIDDKCMPAILKACWGEEQERERAGEEVAELLKLMEKELKEKRFFGGENIGMVDIAANIIGFSLGAYEEASGVKLMTREKFPKLCNWRDEFMSNSAVIKENAPPREELISFLRNHFRKNNN